The Xylocopa sonorina isolate GNS202 chromosome 10, iyXylSono1_principal, whole genome shotgun sequence genome contains the following window.
ttccctttttctttcttttcctggTTGGTTTATGAATTTCATCATCTGTTATACCTAACATAGATATGCGCCTATTATGTGCTGTATTAAATTCTGTTAAGTTCTGTAATCAAtattacaattattattacacATTTTAATAATATCGTTTGATAATTAGTCGCTTAATGCATACATCAAGTTCTGTCTCTGTCTCGGGTAAACCCAATAAACCACCAGCATCTGCATCTTCTGATAATTTTTCTAATTCCTCGATAATAGGTCTTGCACCTGTTTGAGGCCTTTCTCTGATAATATAATACCGAGTAGAAGCTCCAAAATGAAATGTACTATCGATCGGTAACTGAGTGGGTTTATGTGATTCCAAACGTAGATTACCAATAAAAGTTCCATGCGCTAAAGGAATTGATCGAGGTTAATATCTATAACTAAACACTTAATATCGTACCGAGAAAGAGAAATATGATATCAATAACTTGCATTTGTTTTAATTGATTCAACTAACTTGTTTGTATTTTTAAAAATGGAACGTGTAACACTTACTACTACCCAAATCGACGAGAAATGCACGATTTAAATGTTTATGATAAACAAGAGCAGCATGAACACGGGAACACGAAGCATGATCTATACAGAAGTCGTTTAACTGTTGATTGCGACCAAACAAGTAACATTTCTTCTCGTCGACCATTAATTTCTGTAACAAAAtaatatgtttaccttgtattaaaAGACATGTACATATAATCTTCAGTGTCGttgaatataatataaaattgtcGTACTTGAATTAATTTATCATTCTTCAGTACATCTAAATGTAATCCAACTGGTGGCTTCCCAGCCCTGAAAAGCACAATCGATGTACTATGTACAAATGcatatatttcatattttctcTGTCTATAAGGTATATGTACTATACATGTCAAGTAGAAATGTTTAAATGATTACTTGGAAGTTTCTATAAAGTAATTTCAAACGTACCAATTGGGTACTTCATAATGATTAGCCATCAGCACTTTGGaaacaattttcttttcttattaAGTAGCTACGAAGTTTATTAGGGAAAAATATACATTCGATGTCAGCGATAACAGAGTGTCATCTTAACCAAACATAAATGAAATTTCATGACAGCCCTTCGTAACAGCTTTTATTTCCATTTTCGCGTGTCATTGATGTTTACTCAATTAGAAGTGCACATAATAGACACATTACGTATACGCACCCTGAAATTGAAGTTATTTTTTAACAATTCTAACGCAGGATATTATTTTGTTGCCATATACATTATATCTTTCAGAGACGTAGTTAAAACGACTCTGTGCCCTGGGTTCGatttataaataaattttaaaccgATTTTTACACGTATATACACTCTAACAAATGATTATCGTACAGATTAATTACATTCCCTTTATTCTATACTTATGTGATAAAATTTCAACAGTAACTTGACAATGTGATATGtatgaaaaaataaaaattttatttttatgacTATCCTGACATCTCTTTacgtgcgatgtatacatgcatCCACTCTGCTACCTAGTGTTCATGTTTCGGATGGTACATTTTTGTGAAAGGTATTTCGTGGTGaatcgaaataaaatatttctgaCGAAGAGGGAAAGCGATGTTTGACGAAAGGCTCGTTTCTTGTTTTCATTTCcgtttaaaataattttacggGAACATAGATAAAAGTTGCTGTAGTACAGGAATGAATAGCTTTGCTCGTTTCACGGCACATAAATACGTGAGAACACGGTTCTATGTGAAGTGTCGCGCGCAATGCACGATTTCTATAATCGAAGATGGATTTTTCTTGCGCATAGCACGGCACTTCAGGTAGAATCAACGGCGGTGGAATTACGTTAGCGCAACAGAAATCAAAGCAATCTACTGTACCGTTTAGAAAACAATAAAGTGGAAATTTGCTAAATTCCATAGGGTCTGAATAAAATTTAGAGATATGATCAAAATTATTCTgctttgaaataaaaattcttcTACCTGCGCTAAGTATAGAACAGAGGTAAAAATCGTTGATATAAGCGTACCTAGATGACATAAGCGATACATGTAC
Protein-coding sequences here:
- the Nipp1 gene encoding nuclear inhibitor of protein phosphatase 1 isoform X2 — encoded protein: MVDEKKCYLFGRNQQLNDFCIDHASCSRVHAALVYHKHLNRAFLVDLGSTHGTFIGNLRLESHKPTQLPIDSTFHFGASTRYYIIRERPQTGARPIIEELEKLSEDADAGGLLGLPETETELDNLTEFNTAHNRRISMLGITDDEIHKPTRKRKKKGITFNDDEEVINPEDVDPSVGRFRNLVQTTVVPSKRMRMEGGLISLSEDHNPLKHLQPTATTPQLYQDLPPEQFTPSSLSLNPFSSALSSLSSRLGIALPNPAPEVEMTPNQIQAETPHVPEIPGPTDTRTMEPKKKKYAKEAWPGKKPIPTLLV
- the Nipp1 gene encoding nuclear inhibitor of protein phosphatase 1 isoform X1 translates to MANHYEVPNWAGKPPVGLHLDVLKNDKLIQKLMVDEKKCYLFGRNQQLNDFCIDHASCSRVHAALVYHKHLNRAFLVDLGSTHGTFIGNLRLESHKPTQLPIDSTFHFGASTRYYIIRERPQTGARPIIEELEKLSEDADAGGLLGLPETETELDNLTEFNTAHNRRISMLGITDDEIHKPTRKRKKKGITFNDDEEVINPEDVDPSVGRFRNLVQTTVVPSKRMRMEGGLISLSEDHNPLKHLQPTATTPQLYQDLPPEQFTPSSLSLNPFSSALSSLSSRLGIALPNPAPEVEMTPNQIQAETPHVPEIPGPTDTRTMEPKKKKYAKEAWPGKKPIPTLLV